CTTGACCACCGTCGCCGCCGCGGCCACCACCCCCACGGTCACCCCCACGCCCAGCGCGGTCTGGGTGTCGGTGCCCACCACCAGGTCGGACACCGCGGCGGCGACCGCGGCCACGGCCGCCACCAGCAGCGGGGTACCGGCACCGTCCCTGGCGTACCGCTGCGCGAAGCTCAGCCGGCCGGCCTCCGCCGCGTCCAGCGCGTCCGTGTAGGCGCGGTACTCCTCGGCCGCCGTCTCCGCCATCGTGTCCAGGGCACCCCGGGCCCGTGACAGCAGCACGCTCGCGTCGCCGCGCCCGCCCGACCGCCGTACCTCCTCCTCCACGGCTCGGGCCAACACCCGTTCGGCATCCGTCCGATGACCGTCCCGCATGTCCCGTCCCCCTCCGGCGTCAACTCCTGTCCGTACGAGTGTCCTTCGGGTGACGCGGGAGCGCGAGGGGGCGGAGATCACAGGGTTCGGCGACGGCCGCGACCGGGACGCCCGCCCAGGCGCCCCGGAGCGCGACCGGGCGGGCGTCCGGTCAGCGCCCGTCGTCCGGAGTGCCGGTGCGCAGGACCTCCGCGAGGGACTCCGCCCGCCAGCGGCGCAGGAGTTCGTGGAAGGCGACCGCGCCGTGCGGGTAGGCGGTCGGGCCGTTGGGCCGGCCGCGCCCCTCCCGGTTGTAGTAGCCGGGGGTGCACTCGGCGTGGAACCACTCGTGGTCGGGGGCGCCGTCGGCCAGCACCGCGAGCCAGGCGTCCTCCGTCTCACGGGACGGCTCGATGAGGGCGCCCTTCGCCTGGGCGGCGGCGATCAGGGCCGCCGCGTGCACGGCCTGCTCGTCCAGGATGTGCGTGTAGTTGACGCTGCTCGCGTTGTGCAGCGAGCCCATCTGGACGAGGTTCGGGAAGCCGTTGCTGGTGAAGCCGTGGAGGGAGCGCGGGCCCTGCCGCGCCCAGGCGTCGAGGAGTTGGACGCCGTCGCGGCCGTGGACGGGCAGCTTGCCCGAGTGGATGCCCGAGGTGCCGACGGAGAAGCCGGTGGCGAAGATCAGGCAGTCCAGTTCGTAGGCGGTGCCGCCGACCACGACCCCGTTCTCGGTGACCCGCTCGATGCCGTGGGTGTCCGCGGTGTCGACGAGGGTGACGTTGTCGCGGTTGAACGCCGGGTAGTACTTGTCCGAGAACGTGGGGCGCTTGCACGCGTACCGGTACCAGGGCTTGAGCGCCTCGGCGGTCTCCGGGTCGCCGACGATCTCCTCGACGCGGGCCCGCAGCTCGTTCATCTTGGCGGCGTCGGCGACCTCGTAGGCGGCCTCGAACCCGGTCCGGTCGTCCGGCCTGCGGAAACTGGGCAGCAGCTTCTCCAACAGGGCGGCCGACGCCGTCCATTGGTCCGCGACGAGGTCCTCGTCGGCCCGCTCCCCGGAGACGATGCGGAGATAGTTCTCGCGGCGCGCGCGGGCCCAGCCCTCGCGGTCCGCGCCGACGTCCTCGCCCGTGGTGCGGCGGTTGCCGCGCACGTCCACGGTGGAGGGGGTGCGCTGGAAGACGTAGACGTGCCCGGCGTCCTCGGCGAGCATCGGGATGAGCTGGACGCCGGTCGCGCCGGTGCCGACCACGCCCACCCGCCGGTCCGCGAGGCCCGTCAGACCGCCGTCCGGGGTGCCCCCGGTGTAGCCGAAGTCCCACCGCGAGGTGTGGAAGGTGTGGCCCTTGAAGTCCTTGATGCCGGGTATCCCGGGGAGCTTCGGCTCCGAGAGGGTGCCGGTGGCGGTCACCACGTAGGTGGCCCGGAACGTGTCGCCGCGGTCGGTGGCCACGATCCAGGTGCCGGACGGCTCGTCCCACGTCAGCGAGGTGACGGCGGTGGAGAACAGAGCGTGCTCGTAGAGGCCGAACTGCTCGGCCACACGCACCGCGTGGCGGCGGATCTCCTCGCCCGGCGCGTACTTCCACTCCGGGACGTACCCGGTCTCGTCCAGCAGCGGCAGATAGACGTGCGCCTCGATGTCGCAGTGGATGCCGGGGTAGCGGTTCCAGTACCAGGTGCCGCCGAAGTCGCCGCCCTTCTCGACGATCCGGACGCGCTCCACGCCCTGCCGGCGCAGCCGCGCCCCGGCCAGGATGCCGCCGAAGCCGCCGCCGACCACGGCGACGTCGACGGTGTCGTCGAGCGGCGCGCGCTCGGTGGCCTCGGTGTACGGGTCGGCCGCGTAGTAGCCGAACTCGGCGTCGGCGGCGAGGTATTGACCGGTGCCGTCGGGCCGTACCCGGCGCTCGCGTTCGAGGCGGTAGCGCTGCCTCAGCTCGGCGAGTCCTTCGGGGTCGGGGGCGTGCGGGGTCGTCACGTGGGGGGCCTCGATCCTGTGGGCGGGGTGGCGCGCGGGCCGCTCGGGGCGGCCGTCGGTCCGCTACCGTAGCAACTACCGGACAACACTGTCCGGTTGGAGTGCGGGCGTACCGCAGCATCCGGCCACCGCGTCCGCCCCACCGACGCGCGGGCCACCGGAGGACCGCGCCCGCGGACAGGAGCAGTGATCCCCCCTATGCGACGACTTCCGATCCGAACGCTCGCCACGCTCACCGCGATCGGCGCGCTGACCCTGACCGGATGCGGCACCCAGAGCGCCGCCACCGGCGCGGCGGGCACCTCCGACGAGGGCCGGACCATCACGGCCCGGAAGGTCATGCGGCTGACGACGGTGCACCAGGAGACCGGGATGACGCTGCTCGAAGGGCCGACCTTCGGCACCGACGGCGGGCTGTACGTCGTCGACGTCACCGCGCCCGCGGGCAAGCCGAAGGTGCTCCGCGTCGACGTCGGCCGGAAGACCTCGCGCGCGGTCCACACCGACTCCCGGGGCGCCTACACCTCCGCGCAGTTCAGCCCCTACGACGGACGGCTCTATCTGACCGACTACGCGCACGGCGAGATCGTCAGCATGGACCCGGACGGCGGCGATTTCCGGACGTTCTTCTCCGGCGAGGTCGACGGCGCCCTGATGAACCCCGACGACCTCGCCTTCGACCAGGACGGCAACCTGTACGTCAGCGACTCGCGCGGGCTCTCCGAGGGCGAGGCGCACGGCCGCGTGGTGCGGATCGACCGCACCGGCGAGAAGACCGCCGTCCTCGCCGACGGCCTCGCCGCGACCAACGGGATCTCGTTCGACCTCGGCTACCGGGGCCTGTGGATCAGCGAACTCACCGAGAACCGGATCTCCTACCTCCGCCTCGACGCGGACGGAAAGGTGACGGCCAGGCACACCGCCGTCCGCGTCGACGGCGGGATCGCCCAGACCGACTCGATCGCGGTCGACGCCGACGGCAACCTCTACCAGGCGCTGCACGGCAGGGCCGCGATGATCGTCTACAACCAGTACGGCGAGCGCCTCGCGACGGTCCGCCTCCCAGCCCGCACCGAGGGCCTCGAATCGGCGACGAACGTGGCGATCACGCCCGGCGGCCGGACCGCGTACGTGACGGTCAGCGGCCCCGCCGGGGGCTACCTCTACACCTTCGACGCGCTCGCGGACGGGGTACGCCAGTCCAACGGCGGCTGACCGCGGGGACGTTGACGGCCGGCCACGGGAACTTCGGTGGTCGATGGCGGGAACGCCGGCGGCTGACGGCGGGGACGTCGACGGCCGACCGCGGCACTTCGGTGGTCGATGGCGGGAACTTCGGTGGCTGACCGCGGGAACGCCGGCGGCTGACGGCGGGACGTCCGACGGCGGTCGACGTCCCGCCGGTCACTCCTCGAAGGGCCGTACCGGTTCCGCCTCGACGCCGAGCAGCCGCCAGGCCGCCCGCGCGCGCCGCTCGCGCTCCTCGCGGGTGGGGCCGGTGACGGCACCCGAGACCATGGCGACGGCGAGCATGAGATCGCCGGCCGCCTCCAGCCGTCCCCCGTGCGGAGCGTGCCCCCGCAGCGCGCGCTCCACCCGCTCCGACAGGGCCTGCGCGTACGGGGGAACGCCCTGCGGGCTGATCGCCACGTCGGCGTGCAGAAGCCCGATGAAGGCCGCCGACTCGGTGAGGTGCCAGGTCAGCACGCCGAGCACGGTGGCGGACGTGGCGCCCTCGGCCTCGGCGGCCTGCTCGACCTGCCGCACGTTCTCCTCCAGGACCGCGGCGGCCACGGCGGCCCGGTCGGGGAAGTGCCGGTACAGGACGCCCTGCCCGACACCGGCCCGGCGGGCGATGGCGGAGAGCGGGGCGGCGAGCCCGTGCCGCGCGTAGATCTCGCGGGCGGCGGAGACCAGAGCGGCCCGGTTGCGCGCGGCGGCCTTGGGCCCGTGGTTGGCGGGCCGCCACTTCTCCGGCACGGGGTGCTCTGTCACCCGGGAAGGGTACCGCCGGGGGAGGCGGAGGGTCGGGGCCTGTCCGCCGGCCGCGGGCCGCGGGCCGACGGCCAGGAACGGGTCGGTCTGCCCGCCCCGTACGCCTCGATCAGCCTGTCCCGGATGATCCGCCGCACCGGGACGGTGTCGACGTCCATCAGTAGGACGACGGGAGGGCGGGCCCGGTCGGGGTGGCGCACGAGGCCGTAGTGCGCGTCGACGTCGGCGAAGCGGGGGAAGGCGATGGGCAGGCCGCAGGCCACGATGCCGCCCTAGCCGTAGCCCTCGGCGATCGCCTGGAGCTGCTCGACGACCTGCCGCTTCTCGTCCCTGGCCGGCTCGACGTCGCTCGGGTTGTTCACCGGAACGATTCCCCGGTACCGCTTGAGGAGGTCGGCGGGTTCGGTCGGTACCGGTCCTGAAGGGGCGGCGGCCCCGCGAAGTGTCACCGGTCCGTCACAGTCGGCCAGCGCGGAAACCCGCGCCCCCGGTCCGATATCTCCCTGGCTGTCAGCAGATCTCACGCAAGGAACAGCAAGGGACACTCATGAACCACCGTTCTGTCTCGGCCGCGGCCCTCGTCACCTCCGCCGCCGCACTCCTGGCCCTCGGGTGCGGTACCGCCGGCGCGAGCCCGGCCGGCGCGGCGCACGTACGGGCGGCCGCCGCGGATTCCGGCGCGCGGACCGGGGACGCGGCGCGGACCACCTGGAAGCCGTGCGCCCTGCCCACCGGGTACCGGCACTTCTTCGAGCTGAAGTCCGCGAAGAAGGTCCACGGCGACACGGTCGTGCGCGTCGTCCCGGAGAAGTGCGTGGTCAACACGGAGAACGACGAGGATGTCGACTACACCCCGACCGGTCCGGCCACATCCCTCGTCGTCGCGTCGAGCGCCTCCGTCAAGGTCCTCGACGGCACCAGGACCGTGAAGGTCAGCCCGGCGTGGCTGACGAACCACACGCTGGACAACACCCCGCACTTCGTCTACCGCACCGGCGCCGGCAACCGGGTCACGGCGATGCGCGAGATCTACCACCCGTAGGGGAGGGAAGGCTCCAAGACTCCCGGGACCCGGCAGGCGGGTCCCGGGAGCCTGGGCGGAGCCGACCAGCCGCCGGCCTGGGGGAGCCGGGCGCCCGGCATCCCGAACGCGTCGGCATCAGGACATCGATCGCTTGTCGCGAATGTCTTCCGTCATCACCGATGTCTTCCGTTATCGCCGATGTCTTCGGTTCTCCGTGAATCCAGGTATTTCCATCGCCATTCAGCGGCCTTTCCGGGGCGGAATCGGTCATGCCAGGACAAGAGCAGGGCCGACCGCGAGGCAGGAATTCCATTCCGCCGTGATTGATTTCCCGGCTCATTGACAGGCCCCGGTGGAAGAAGCTTCACTTCAGCATCGAGCCGGAGGAGACACTCCTCCGAGCCGAAGAGGTGCGCCCATCCGGTAGCGAATCGACGACCAATTCGGAGCCCGGACCGAGTCGCCAGGACGTGTCGTGCACCGTCCGAGGCGGGGACGCGCCCACGATCTCTCGGAGATCCCGTATGAAGGACAACGCGATCAGCGTTCTGCATCGATGTCTTGTGCTGGCTGTCGTCGTGGCGGCCGCGTTCATCGCCTGGCCCGCGCCGTCCGAGGCGGCGTCGGCCAAGACCCTGCCCCCGGCCGCGGGCGGCTTCGACTACCAGATCGGCGGCCCCTACACGCCGGCCGCCGGAGTCAAGATCGTCAGCCGCGACCACACGGCGAGCCCCGCGTCCAACCTGTACAACATCTGCTACATCAACGCCTTCCAGACCCAGCCGGGCGCGAGTTCCGAATGGGCCGCGGACCTCCTGCTGCGCGACGCGAGCGGCAAGCTGGTGGAGGACAAGGAGTGGCCGGGCGAGTACCTGCTCGACGTGCGCACCGAGGCCAAGCGGGCGGCCATTCTCCAGAAGGTCGGGGGCTGGATCGACGAATGCGCGACGAAGGGATTCGACGCCGTCGAACCGGACAACTACGACCACTACACCCGCTCGAAGGGCCTGATCGACCCGAGCGAATCCAAGAAGTACATGAAGCTCCTCGTCGACCGCGCACACGCGAAGAACCTGGCGATCGCCCAGAAGAACACCCTCGAACTCGCCGGTGACGCCTCTTCTCTCGGCATCGACTTCGCCGTCGTCGAGGAGTGCGGTGTGATCTGGTCCGGCGCCAGCGCGCCCGAATGCCCCGAGTACTACGCGGCGTTCGGCAACCGCATCATCGACATCGAGTACACCAACGCGGGCATGAACCGGGCCTGCGCCTCCTACGCGGGCGTCTTCAGCATCGTGCAGCGCGATGTCTCGGTCACCCCGAACGGCCTCCGCAAGACCTGCGCCGGCCAGTAGGACCGAGCCGAGCGGGCCTTGCCGACCCGCCCCTGCCCCTGTGGTCTCAGTCGTCTCCGACGCTCCCGCGGCCTCCGCGGAACTCCGACCGGTCGTCGTGGTCGGAGGTCGGGGCGAGCACGGGGGCGGGGTGCGGCGGGTGGGCTCGAAGTCGTTTCAGCGTACGAGGATCAACCCGCAGCTGTACGCACGCGCGTGGCCGATGCCCTGAGTGAGGGCAGCGACGAACACCTTGGGGTCGGTGACCGTGAGGGTGCCTTTGATCTCCGCGCGGGCGATGCGAAGTCCCTTGTGCGGTGCGGGACTTGAGGCGCGCGGAAGCATGCGTACGGCGAGTCGGTCGGTGTCCGTGTCCGCTCCGATGCGGGTGACGCCGTCCGGGGCGGTCGCGGGCTCGCCGGACGGTTGCAGGCGTCGCGCGAACCACCCCTTCACGTGCTCGGGCCGAGTGTGCGGGACGCGGGTGCCTCGGGCCTTCCGGGGAGAGCCCGGCGGGGGCGGAATGCTGCGCACCGGATTGACGACCGTGCGGAAGGCGACCCGGTCGCCGACGCGGAAGGTGCGATCGATGGTGAGGGGCTCCGGCCTCTCGGCCAGGGCCGCACGGGGGATGCCACTCCAGTCGGCCGGGAGGGACGACTGGACCACCAGGTTGAGCCGCGCCTGACGGAGGTCGACGGTCCAGGTCGACAGGATGCCCATCTGGGCCCGCGGGTCCTGGCTGCCGTCATCCACCCAGCCGGGGAAGCCGCTCATGACCGTTCGGTGCATGTCCTGGGCGTCGATGAGTGACTTACCGGCGAACGGATGCCGGGCATCCAGGGTCAGCAGGGTCTGCGCGGCGACGAATCTGGCGGCGCCGTCCGCGCCTGACGGGCCGTTCGGCACGGCGGTGTCGGTGTCGGTGTCGGTGTCGGTGTTCACAGGATGATGTCCCATCCACGGGCGTGTGCGGCGATGGTGATGCGGTGGCGGGTCTCCCAGCGGAGACCGTGGGTTGCCCCGTCCGCTCCGAAGCGCACGGGCTGGTCGGACAGGGGTCCGACACCGGGGATCGGCCGCGGACTCTCGAACCAGGCCCACGGGCGTGCGGAGGGCCGGGCACCCGGCGACCCGGTTCCGCAGCCGACCGCGTCGGGAAGCAGGGCGTGTGTCTCGAAGGCATCCCTGAGGGAGCCCGGAGCGATGCCGAGGGCGAGGTCCCCCGACGGCGGACAGGCCTTGCGGCCGAGCCAGAGCAGCCTCTTCGGATGCTCCAGGGCGTGGGCGACACGTTCAAGGAGCGCTCTGTCCTCGTGTTCGAGACCGACGAGAAACGCGGCGTCGGCGAGGTACCAGCGCTCTGTGATCAGGCTGTGGCGGCGAAGCTGCGCGGAGACGAGAGCCCCCGATGCCGGGTCGGCGGTGACGTACTTCGGTGAGCCGTACCACGCCTCCAACTCCGCGCGTCCGAACGGGCCGGGCTCCGGGGCGTCGTCCAACGGCGGCACCGGCGACGGGTCCGTCGTCGCCCTGGCGGCTCGCTGGTGGTCGGTGATGAGGTCACGCGGGCGCAGCGGATACCTCCCGCCGCCGACCGTGTGGTAGTCGCGGAGCGACGTGCCGGGCCGGTCGGCCCGCACGCCGAAGCGCACCTCGGCGAGCTCCCCGAGAGGTTCTTCCCTGGGCAGCCCCAGGGCCGCGGCGCAGAGGCCGATCACACCCGACTTCGTGGGGCGGCTGTGCGTGTCGCGTCGAGCGAACCTGCCGGTGATGCCCCAGGACTGGAGGGGGCCGGCCAGCCGGACGAGGAGGACGTGCGCGTCGTTCGCGCCGCTCACGGGGTGAGGTCCTCGATCCGCTCCACCACGAGCGACTCCGGCACTCCCGACTCTCCCAGGAGCAGATCGATCTCGGGGTCGTACGTGAGCACCCGTGTGGTGCGCAGGTCGCTGCGGCGGCGACTGACGAAGGTGTGATGGCGCAGCAGCCTGCGTACGGCGGCGGGGCCCGCCGGTCCTTCCCCACCGGCCGACAGGGCCCGCTCGTCGACCGGCTTCTGAAAGGCGGACGCGTAGTTGTAGGGGCGCTCCCCTTCGAAGGCGAGGACGAGCGCCGGCAGTGATCCGGTGGACGCGGTGGAGTTCTTCTTCGCTTCCGGAAACGCCTCCACGAAGGAGTTGACGAACTCCTTCTCGGCCTCGGACGCCGCTTCCTCGGCCTCGGCCTCGTCCATTCCGGCCACCCGCAGATTGATGCGGAGCTGCGTACGGTCGAGGACCGCGTGTCGGTAGAAGGTGCCGGAGATCAGGGACTGGTACCCGGTCATGCCCGCGCCCGCGTCGTCCGCCGCGTCGAGGAAGTCGAGTGCGTTGCGTCTGCGATCGAGTTTCGCGTCATCGGCCGCCGCGTAGAAGTCCTCGATCTGCTCGGCCTCATGCACGGTGAAGGCGTGTCCGGTCTGGACGGCGCCGTCCACGTTGGGCGAGTCGGGAATCTCGGCGAGGAAACGACCGTAGAGGGCGATGTCCACGGCGTCGCGAGGAGCGAGGGCCAGCAGCACGGCATCGCGTGTGGCCTTGGGCAGCGGAGGCAGGTCGGCGGCCGGGGCGGCTTCCACCGCGGTCTCCGCCGCGTCCGGTGCTGTCGCGCCCTTCGTCCTGGTTCCGCGTCGTGTCTTCTTCGCGGCCTCAGCGCGAGCCTGGGCTTCGAGATACGCGTCGCGCCACTCCTCGACGTCCGCCGCCCGGTCGACGATGTGGTCCGCGATCCTCACCCCGGCGTCGGCCGGCGCGAAGATGAGCACCTTGGTCAGATCGGCCACGGTCTTCTTCTTCGGATCGCCGAATTTGAGACCGCTCGCTTCCATCACCGTTCGGGCCGTGACCACCGCCCTGTCCCGGTCCCAGCCGTGGGCGGACTCGAGTTCACGTCCGGCCAGGAGCGCCCACTCCCGGGTACGGACGCCCATGCTCCGTCCCTTGAGCTGCCCGAGTCCGGCGTTGGCCCGGTTGCGGGCGTGGACCCGCTCGGCGCGCCTGCGGGCCTGACTGGTGATCATGTGCCGTTCCACACCGCCGAAGACCAGGGATTTCGGCTGCGCGTTCTCGTCGCGTACGGGAAGGACCGCGGCCAGGGTCTCGATGAGATGCAAGGAGAGGAACTGGCTCCGAGGGGGCTCGGTCACGAGATGGTGTCCTTCCGTGTCGTCGGGCGAATCGTGAGAGGTGGTGTCGCCCCGGGTCATCGGTTCCTCGATGCCTGCCGGCCGCGCCCCGGCGGGGTGTGGAACTCGACCGACCACCGGTAGGCGACGCGCGCCTCTCGGTCGTTCCACTTGATGAGGTCCTCGGTCAGAGCGGTCCAGGACGGTGGGGGCTGTTCGCAGGACCGGAGCCGGGTGACGGCGTGCTGGATGTGGCGCCAGGGAACGCGCCGGCTCGCGACGACCCGGCCCAGGAGCCGCTGCGCGCCGGGATTGTCCGGCCCGCGGCCGGTCCCGTCGCCGATCCTGCGGGCCGCGGCGCCGAGACTGCCGTGGCCGTACGAGGGTGTGGGTCGGCCCTGGTGGTAGATCGCGAAGAGGAAGGCCACCTGCTCGAAGAGATCGCGGTGGTCGTCGCCCCCGTACCAGCCGGCCCGGATGTGCGCGTTGGTACGGACCCGGGCGCGACGGAGTTCGGCGAGCGTCCCGTACTCGCGGTCGCGCACGAGACCGGTGAGCCAGGTGGTGAGCGCCGTGCTGTCGTGCGGGAAGCGAGGCGGCTCCGCCTCCGTGTCCACCGGCGGACTCTGCTCAGTCACGTGCGGTCTCCCCTCGGAGTTCGGCCGGGGCCCGCCCACCGGACACGGCTTTGTCGAAGAGCCGCTCGCCCCGGGCGCGCGCTCGATGGTTGCGGTCGCTGGGCGGCAGGGTGTCGAGGCGCCGGAGCAACTGGGTGCGAGCCATGTTCATCAATTCCATCGCGTAGGCGACCAAGGGAGCGGACACCGGGTCGTCGTCCTCGAAACCGCGGTCGATCACCTCGTCCAGCAGTTCGTGGAAGGGGTCCTCGGCCGCGGGCCAGAAGGCGTACCGGGCGTCGAGCCGGGCCACCTGGCTGGTCTCCTCCCCGGCCCTCATGGCGGGGAACGCGGTCTCCGCGGCCACGATCGCCGCGTTCTTCAGGGTCCGCGCCAGGTGCTCGGCGACGATCGAGCCACGGCGGGACGCCCGGTAGAGGTGCGCGGCCATGCCCGGCGCGTAGGGGTAGGCGCCGTGCGTCCAGATGACGGGGAGTGCTTTGTTGGCCAGGAGCCCGACAGCCCAGAGCTGGTACGGGGCGCCCTTCCGTGCTTCCTGGTACGGGCCCTGCGGTTCCGCTCGCTGATGGGGGAGGAGGGACCGCAGCCGCGCGTACATACCGGTCCTGTCGTCCCTGACGGCGCCGTACAGGGCATGGGCCTGTTGCCAGAGAGCCCGGCTGGGCGAGGGCCACAAGGGCTTGGACACGCCGCTCGTCGTCTCGCTGTACACGGCGTCCTGAAGATGACGCGCCGGGTCGAGTTCCAGGATCTCACCGGCCCCGATCAGTACCCGGTCGACCATGATCTGCCCGTGAGGTCCGCGTGCCGGACGCAGCAGCACGGAACGGCCCAGGGAGCTGTGCAGGTCCGCTGAGCTTCGCGGCTTCCGGGGCTTCGGCTTCTCCACGAACGTACGCCGCTCGAAATCGGCCGCGGTCCAGGAGGTGTTGAGCGGCTTCCCCGGCCCGTCAGGCGGATAGAGGTTCAGGCGCAGTGTCTCGCCGAGCGTCCGCCCCAGGGCGACGACCCGGATCCGCCCCGCCAGCCGGCCCGCCGCGAGATTGGTGATCTTGGCGCCGAGCAGATCCCCTGACATGCGGGCCCGTCCGTAAGGGCCGTAGACGTGCTGGGTGAGGGTGGCGCGGAACGCGTCCGCCGCCGGGAGCGGGTTGGGGCGTTCGAGGTGATGGTGGTCGAAGTGCTGGTTGTAGTCGCCGGCGTGCTCGATGACCAGTTGGGCGGTTCCGGTGCCGTCTTTGCGGAGATTCGCGGCCAGTTGGGAGTTCTGGGCCAGCGGCTTCGTGGGGTGGAACAGGTCCCAGGAGTCCGCTGGTTCCTTCGACAGCCAGGCGGCGGCCGGCGCCAGGGCCTTTCCGCCGCGGACCCAGGCGCTCCAGTCCTCGTCGGACGACGGGCAGGTGCCGGACGCGAAGCAGATGGCGAGCAAGTACTCGATGACGGCGACGGTCTCGCCCGGCGAGGCGCAGTCCAGGGCGGCGAGGCCGTCGGCCTGGGCGAGGAGCGCGCACAGGGAGTGGTGCGCGGTCGCGCCGTCGAGGCCGACGGCGGGGACGCAGGGCTGGAAGCGAGGGTCCCAGCCGACGCGTCGCCCGGCCGGAACCGGCGGTCGGCTCTCGTGCAATCCGCTGCCCCCTCTTTGTGGATCAACAGCCACAAAACTAACGGGTGTTGGCGTCGAGGGAGAGGTGTTCTCCGCTTCTCGCCACACGGTGAGCACTCCGCGGACCCCGAAGCGCGGGACACCCCCGCCCACGCGGGGAAAAGCCATTCCAGAGCCCTCCAGGCTCCCGACGGGCCACTCCCGCCGTGAGCGGGAAGCGCTGTGACGGCCGTGAAGCCGTTTGTCCGTACCGGTAGTGGACCGCCCGGCCGGATGACATCCACCCAGGGAACTAAACTCAGAGGTGCCGATGTCTCGGCACCCCGGCAGCGCTCCACCGGGAGACCGGCGAGGTGCGAGCGGCTCCCGTCCCGTGCACGCGGAACGGGAACCACTCGCTGCTGGGGCAGGCCGTTCTCGACGCTCTCGCTGCGTCGAGAACGGCCGTCTACCAGAGGTAGTCGACTGCCTTGGCCACTACTGCGCTGACCACGGCGGCCACCAGGATGAGGAACAGTTCCTCCCTGCGGCGCCCCAGCCACTCACGTGCTGTCGTTCTCATGTCCTTCCTTCCGTGTCGGGACCTGCAGCGCCGCAGACGCAGAGCTGCAGGCGCCGCCACGGCTTGAGCGGGCGGCAGCACGGGAGAAGGTTTACACCAACGCCCTTGCTCCAGGAGGGTTTTCAGGCCACCGAAGCCCAGGAGAGGTGTGTTCAGCAAAGGGCCCTTCACGCTCCCGAGTTCTGTCAGAAGTCCATGTGGTCGTTCTGTGTGAGCAGGGCCCGCCGCGAGCACGGATGCGGTCGGTTCGCGGGGCGTCGGACGCGGTCCCATTCTCAACGCGGGCGTCGGCGTACGAGGATGCTGAGCGTCGTTCGCGCGTCCTTGCGGCGCTCCGGTGCGGAGGCGAGGACGGAGACGAGTGCCACGGTGAGCAGGGCGACCGTGTAGAGGAGACCGGCGGAGCCGCTCAGGAGAAGTGTGGAGGAGAGCAGATGAGAGAGCTGAGACACGGGGCGTCCTTCTGCGGGAGCCGGTTTCGGCTGCTGTGGTAGTGGCTCCAGACTGACGACGACGGTGCTGTGACGTTAAGTTGGGACGACCGCCGCGCAGAGTCTCCGCAGGTCAGTCCGCTTGAGGTCGTACGGAGGCGGCGGGGTTTTCGGGTGGCGGACGAGAACGGGAGCGGGGCCGGTGGCGCCTTCGGAGAGACGCGCGCGAGACGAGCTGCACCGCATGCTGACGGAAGCATGGTGCGACGCGAAGGTGAATCCTGGCTCCGTGGCCGCGGAGTTGGCGATCTCCCGTTCGACGCTGCACGGCTGGATCGGAGGGAGGACCGTTCCCTCACCGGAGCGAGCGCCTGACTTCTGGGCTCTGGTACGGCTGTTGCGGCGGGCGCCCGGCGCCTCGCCGCGCTCGGACGCCGCCTGGGAGGCCGCTCTGCTCGCGGCTCAGACGGAAGCGCAGGGCGCGCAGCACCGGCAACTCCCGTCGAACCGGCGGCGGTTGGACCCTGGCCTCCGTTTCATCGGGCTGCACCGGGCGGCCCCCGACGTCTCCACCGTCGAGGTCCGGGGCAGGGCGAACGAGCGGACGGTGATGAACGCGTTCGCCCAGGACTCCGGACCCGAGGCGCCGTCGTACCTGTGCTGGCTCGCCGACGGTCCCGCGGGCAAGACGACGCTGCTCGCCGACTACGTCCGCCGGAA
The sequence above is a segment of the Streptomyces griseoviridis genome. Coding sequences within it:
- a CDS encoding flavin-containing monooxygenase; the protein is MTTPHAPDPEGLAELRQRYRLERERRVRPDGTGQYLAADAEFGYYAADPYTEATERAPLDDTVDVAVVGGGFGGILAGARLRRQGVERVRIVEKGGDFGGTWYWNRYPGIHCDIEAHVYLPLLDETGYVPEWKYAPGEEIRRHAVRVAEQFGLYEHALFSTAVTSLTWDEPSGTWIVATDRGDTFRATYVVTATGTLSEPKLPGIPGIKDFKGHTFHTSRWDFGYTGGTPDGGLTGLADRRVGVVGTGATGVQLIPMLAEDAGHVYVFQRTPSTVDVRGNRRTTGEDVGADREGWARARRENYLRIVSGERADEDLVADQWTASAALLEKLLPSFRRPDDRTGFEAAYEVADAAKMNELRARVEEIVGDPETAEALKPWYRYACKRPTFSDKYYPAFNRDNVTLVDTADTHGIERVTENGVVVGGTAYELDCLIFATGFSVGTSGIHSGKLPVHGRDGVQLLDAWARQGPRSLHGFTSNGFPNLVQMGSLHNASSVNYTHILDEQAVHAAALIAAAQAKGALIEPSRETEDAWLAVLADGAPDHEWFHAECTPGYYNREGRGRPNGPTAYPHGAVAFHELLRRWRAESLAEVLRTGTPDDGR
- a CDS encoding TetR/AcrR family transcriptional regulator, which produces MTEHPVPEKWRPANHGPKAAARNRAALVSAAREIYARHGLAAPLSAIARRAGVGQGVLYRHFPDRAAVAAAVLEENVRQVEQAAEAEGATSATVLGVLTWHLTESAAFIGLLHADVAISPQGVPPYAQALSERVERALRGHAPHGGRLEAAGDLMLAVAMVSGAVTGPTREERERRARAAWRLLGVEAEPVRPFEE
- a CDS encoding SMP-30/gluconolactonase/LRE family protein, with product MRRLPIRTLATLTAIGALTLTGCGTQSAATGAAGTSDEGRTITARKVMRLTTVHQETGMTLLEGPTFGTDGGLYVVDVTAPAGKPKVLRVDVGRKTSRAVHTDSRGAYTSAQFSPYDGRLYLTDYAHGEIVSMDPDGGDFRTFFSGEVDGALMNPDDLAFDQDGNLYVSDSRGLSEGEAHGRVVRIDRTGEKTAVLADGLAATNGISFDLGYRGLWISELTENRISYLRLDADGKVTARHTAVRVDGGIAQTDSIAVDADGNLYQALHGRAAMIVYNQYGERLATVRLPARTEGLESATNVAITPGGRTAYVTVSGPAGGYLYTFDALADGVRQSNGG
- the cas6e gene encoding type I-E CRISPR-associated protein Cas6/Cse3/CasE, which encodes MNTDTDTDTDTAVPNGPSGADGAARFVAAQTLLTLDARHPFAGKSLIDAQDMHRTVMSGFPGWVDDGSQDPRAQMGILSTWTVDLRQARLNLVVQSSLPADWSGIPRAALAERPEPLTIDRTFRVGDRVAFRTVVNPVRSIPPPPGSPRKARGTRVPHTRPEHVKGWFARRLQPSGEPATAPDGVTRIGADTDTDRLAVRMLPRASSPAPHKGLRIARAEIKGTLTVTDPKVFVAALTQGIGHARAYSCGLILVR
- a CDS encoding endo alpha-1,4 polygalactosaminidase, translated to MKDNAISVLHRCLVLAVVVAAAFIAWPAPSEAASAKTLPPAAGGFDYQIGGPYTPAAGVKIVSRDHTASPASNLYNICYINAFQTQPGASSEWAADLLLRDASGKLVEDKEWPGEYLLDVRTEAKRAAILQKVGGWIDECATKGFDAVEPDNYDHYTRSKGLIDPSESKKYMKLLVDRAHAKNLAIAQKNTLELAGDASSLGIDFAVVEECGVIWSGASAPECPEYYAAFGNRIIDIEYTNAGMNRACASYAGVFSIVQRDVSVTPNGLRKTCAGQ